In Nicotiana tabacum cultivar K326 chromosome 17, ASM71507v2, whole genome shotgun sequence, one DNA window encodes the following:
- the LOC142171729 gene encoding uncharacterized protein LOC142171729 has product MLVYGTEVVIHAKVKIPSLRVIQEAKLDDVEWIRVRQEKLMLTDKMRMNAVCHGQMYQNRIAGAFNKKVKSRQFTPGQLVLKKIFPHQEEAKGKFTPNWQGPYVVHRVFLGGALILTEMDERVDMKPINSDAIKRYYV; this is encoded by the coding sequence ATGTTAGTATATGGGACCGAAGTCGTGATACACGCAAAGGTCAAAATACCATCCTTAAGAGTCATCCAAGAAGCCAAGTTAGACGATGTAGAGTGGATACGGGTCAGACAGGAGAAACTCATGCTCACTGACAAAatgagaatgaatgcagtatgccatggtcagaTGTATCAAAATAGGATAGCCGGTGCATTTAACAAAAAGGTGAAGTCTCGccagtttacaccggggcaattggttctgaagaaaatcttccccCACCAggaagaagccaaaggaaagttcacaccgaattggcaaggtccttacgtggTCCACCGAGTGTTTTTAGGTGGAGCTCTAATATTAACAGAGATGGACGAAAGAGTCGACATGAAGCCCATCAActcagacgcaatcaagagatactatgtttga